One region of Syntrophobacter fumaroxidans MPOB genomic DNA includes:
- a CDS encoding type 1 glutamine amidotransferase family protein: MEFQTVHLFVFDTLSDWEPAFAVAGINNPAFQARPQRYRVRTVGLTTDRVRTMGGVTVLPDMGLDDLEPSRSAMLILPGGMTWDEGGNTEAVEMARNFLATGVPVAAICGATAGLARAGLLDGLQHTSNTPEYLKATNYEGAAYYLDQAAVTDGDLITAGGAAPLEFAREIFRRLDVYETATLDAWYGLFKTGDPAYFHALVEASTGGGS; the protein is encoded by the coding sequence ATGGAATTTCAGACGGTGCATCTGTTCGTTTTCGATACTCTGTCGGACTGGGAACCAGCCTTCGCCGTCGCGGGTATCAACAACCCCGCATTCCAGGCCAGGCCGCAACGCTATCGAGTCCGGACGGTCGGTTTGACAACGGATCGCGTGAGGACGATGGGAGGGGTGACGGTCTTGCCCGACATGGGGCTCGATGACCTGGAGCCGTCTCGGAGTGCCATGCTCATCCTGCCGGGAGGCATGACCTGGGACGAAGGCGGAAACACCGAGGCCGTCGAGATGGCAAGAAACTTTCTTGCGACGGGCGTTCCCGTGGCCGCCATCTGCGGTGCCACCGCAGGCCTGGCGCGCGCCGGCCTGTTGGACGGACTGCAGCATACGAGCAATACCCCGGAGTACCTCAAGGCAACGAACTATGAAGGCGCGGCCTACTACCTGGACCAGGCGGCGGTCACCGACGGGGACCTGATCACCGCGGGGGGAGCCGCGCCCCTCGAGTTCGCCCGGGAAATATTCAGGCGACTCGACGTGTACGAAACAGCGACGCTCGACGCCTGGTACGGCTTGTTCAAAACCGGCGATCCCGCGTACTTTCACGCGCTGGTCGAAGCCTCGACGGGCGGAGGAAGCTGA
- a CDS encoding BMP family lipoprotein — protein MIHHPETVRSIVIHVCRALTLALLPCLLTLAGISADSHAAPLKVVVLTDAAGLGDRSFNDMCWQGILKARRDFGINPQFVQSREQADYVSNITMAARNADIVVTLGYLFTDATRKVASHFPNTRFVHIEGDIATANVASFDFKSEEGGFLAGLVAGLFTRAGKVGVVSGMDIPPVEAYVSGFRAGVKTAEKFGKKPVEVIAVSAGSFNDPVKGKALARTLIDKGVDVIFRAAGNTGVGVLEAIKGGKDVYLIADDLDVDAELPGRILTSTLKRMDVAVYTAIRDIVQNRFVPGHRRLGAPDGAVDITDMKYSRQLFAAAGLEAIAKARELLRQGKVAVPARSAEVEAFQAPEL, from the coding sequence ATGATCCATCATCCCGAAACGGTTCGCTCCATTGTCATCCATGTTTGTCGAGCGCTCACCCTGGCGCTGCTCCCGTGCTTGCTCACTCTGGCGGGGATCTCGGCGGATTCTCATGCGGCGCCGCTCAAGGTCGTGGTCCTCACCGACGCGGCCGGGCTGGGGGACAGGAGCTTCAACGACATGTGCTGGCAAGGGATCCTGAAAGCCCGGCGGGATTTTGGGATCAATCCGCAGTTCGTGCAGTCGCGGGAGCAGGCGGACTATGTTTCCAACATCACCATGGCGGCTCGCAACGCCGATATCGTGGTGACCCTGGGATACCTTTTCACCGACGCGACGCGAAAGGTTGCGTCGCATTTCCCCAATACGCGTTTCGTCCATATCGAAGGGGACATTGCAACGGCCAACGTGGCTTCCTTCGATTTCAAATCCGAGGAAGGAGGCTTCCTGGCCGGACTGGTGGCGGGGCTCTTCACCAGGGCCGGGAAGGTGGGGGTGGTTTCGGGCATGGATATTCCCCCGGTTGAAGCCTATGTCAGCGGGTTTCGCGCCGGCGTGAAAACTGCGGAAAAGTTCGGGAAGAAGCCCGTGGAAGTCATTGCCGTGTCCGCGGGATCGTTCAACGATCCGGTGAAGGGAAAGGCGCTCGCGCGGACGCTGATCGACAAAGGCGTCGACGTGATCTTCCGGGCCGCGGGAAACACCGGGGTCGGAGTGCTGGAAGCAATCAAGGGCGGCAAGGACGTGTACCTCATCGCCGATGATCTCGACGTGGACGCGGAGCTTCCGGGGAGAATCCTCACGAGCACGCTCAAACGAATGGACGTCGCGGTCTACACTGCGATCCGCGACATCGTGCAGAACCGTTTCGTGCCCGGACACCGCCGGCTCGGAGCACCCGACGGAGCTGTCGATATCACCGACATGAAGTATTCCCGGCAGCTCTTTGCCGCCGCGGGCCTTGAAGCCATTGCCAAAGCCCGCGAACTGCTGCGGCAGGGAAAGGTCGCCGTCCCTGCCCGCAGTGCCGAGGTCGAAGCATTTCAGGCCCCCGAGCTTTGA
- a CDS encoding (2Fe-2S)-binding protein, whose protein sequence is MANELKDRQGKDAGGITRRGFLTSMGIGALAVGAAAELPAAPPEAEPAVAGADAMTRLTLLVNGRQCTLLAEPRWTLLHVLREQIGLTGTKTGCERGECGACTVLIDNVPRYACLTLAMECEGSEIVTLEGLMEGENLGAVQQAFLEHDAFQCGYCTPGQIMAVEGLLRKNPAPTPDEIRRGVSGNLCRCGAYTHILQAAGHAVEQKAGKGVKNGGKP, encoded by the coding sequence ATGGCAAATGAGCTCAAGGACAGACAAGGCAAGGACGCCGGAGGGATCACGCGTCGCGGATTCCTGACTTCGATGGGAATCGGGGCGCTGGCGGTCGGTGCCGCGGCGGAGCTGCCCGCCGCGCCGCCCGAGGCCGAACCGGCGGTTGCCGGGGCGGATGCAATGACCCGTCTCACTCTGCTGGTCAACGGCAGGCAATGCACGCTCCTGGCGGAGCCCCGCTGGACGCTTCTTCACGTGCTCCGGGAACAGATCGGGCTGACGGGAACCAAGACCGGTTGCGAACGGGGCGAGTGCGGGGCCTGCACGGTCCTGATCGACAATGTGCCCCGATACGCATGCCTCACCCTGGCAATGGAATGCGAAGGTTCCGAAATCGTCACCCTGGAAGGCCTCATGGAGGGCGAAAACCTGGGGGCGGTACAGCAGGCGTTCCTCGAACACGACGCCTTCCAGTGCGGGTACTGCACTCCGGGGCAGATCATGGCGGTCGAGGGTCTCCTGCGCAAAAATCCCGCCCCAACCCCGGATGAAATCCGAAGAGGCGTCAGCGGAAACCTTTGCCGCTGCGGCGCGTACACTCACATTCTTCAGGCTGCCGGGCATGCCGTGGAGCAGAAGGCCGGCAAGGGGGTGAAAAATGGCGGCAAACCCTGA
- a CDS encoding ABC transporter ATP-binding protein, whose product MAEIVEVSGVTRDYGEGGIVTRALRGVDLVLMAGEFASMAGPSGSGKTTLLNIIGGLDRPTSGTVKIEGRDITRLSGGVLSRLRRDRIGFVFQSYNLLPVLTALENAEYVLMLQNIDKEERRERVMRVLREVGLDGMEHRFPRELSGGQQQRVAIARAILPEPALILADEPTANVDSETGGALMNLLRRLNEGKGITFLFSTHDQAVMKRALRLIRLRDGRIVEDGKPSNL is encoded by the coding sequence GTGGCGGAAATCGTGGAGGTGTCCGGTGTGACGAGGGACTATGGAGAAGGCGGAATCGTGACCCGCGCGCTTCGCGGCGTGGACCTCGTCCTGATGGCCGGAGAATTTGCGTCCATGGCGGGCCCGTCGGGCTCGGGGAAGACCACGCTGCTCAACATCATCGGAGGTCTCGACCGGCCCACGTCGGGAACCGTGAAGATCGAAGGACGCGACATCACCCGTCTGTCCGGAGGCGTCCTGAGCCGCTTGAGGCGGGACCGCATCGGCTTTGTCTTTCAGAGCTACAACCTGCTTCCGGTTCTGACCGCCCTGGAAAATGCCGAGTACGTGCTGATGCTGCAGAACATCGACAAGGAAGAACGGCGCGAGCGGGTGATGCGGGTCCTGCGGGAAGTGGGGCTGGACGGAATGGAACATCGTTTTCCCCGGGAGCTCTCGGGGGGGCAGCAGCAGCGGGTGGCCATCGCCCGGGCGATTCTGCCGGAGCCCGCTCTCATCCTGGCCGATGAACCCACGGCCAACGTCGATTCCGAAACCGGCGGAGCGCTGATGAACCTGCTGCGTCGTCTGAACGAGGGAAAGGGAATCACTTTCCTTTTCTCGACCCACGACCAAGCCGTCATGAAGCGTGCCCTTAGGCTGATCAGGCTCCGGGACGGTCGTATCGTCGAGGACGGGAAGCCCTCGAACCTGTGA
- a CDS encoding ERCC4 domain-containing protein produces the protein MIVIIDSREQIPYDFATYDVETERGTLHTGDYSLAGFEDRVAIERKSLDDLIGCLCHDRERFEKELCRAKALDFFSVVIEGALSDILDGRFRSRMTVNAAVESIAAFSTRYRTPFLFCGSRAGGERMTFSLLSKYAHNILRAARIGKMTGYAPRGRGPTPPGVNTPRGHARIFEGKSS, from the coding sequence ATGATCGTGATCATCGACTCCAGAGAACAAATACCCTACGACTTCGCCACCTATGATGTGGAAACCGAACGCGGCACCTTGCACACCGGCGATTACTCCCTTGCGGGATTCGAGGATCGGGTTGCCATCGAGCGAAAATCGCTGGACGACCTCATCGGATGCTTGTGCCATGATCGTGAACGATTTGAGAAGGAGTTATGCCGGGCAAAGGCGCTCGACTTCTTCAGTGTGGTCATCGAAGGCGCGCTCTCGGACATCCTGGACGGTCGGTTTCGTTCGCGGATGACAGTCAACGCTGCGGTGGAAAGTATCGCGGCGTTCAGCACCAGGTATCGCACACCCTTTTTGTTCTGTGGGTCACGAGCGGGCGGAGAGCGCATGACCTTTTCGCTCCTGAGCAAATATGCCCACAACATCTTGCGCGCCGCGCGGATCGGAAAAATGACAGGCTATGCCCCTAGGGGGAGGGGTCCGACACCCCCCGGCGTTAATACTCCTCGAGGGCATGCGCGGATCTTCGAGGGGAAATCGTCATGA
- a CDS encoding tRNA (adenine-N1)-methyltransferase — MGKFRMGEWVLLISQRGKKWLVKIGEGPYSSHLGTIQLPDIVGREEGDFLETNKEAKVFLFRPTLEDYIFSMERQTQIIYPKDLSAIVFYGDIQPENVIVESGIGSGALTLALLRAMGGRGKLISVEKRPEFALAARRNVHQFFDGRPDNHEIVVADIQDFCMNVKADRVFLDLPEPWHAIRSVGAMMRYGAILVSLSPNIGQVQLMFRELKANGFANISTFELLKRDWKIDELRARPFDRMVAHTGFITIAKKTPAGVSYQD, encoded by the coding sequence ATGGGCAAATTCCGGATGGGTGAATGGGTGCTGTTGATTTCCCAGAGAGGGAAGAAATGGCTGGTCAAGATCGGGGAAGGCCCTTACTCCTCTCACCTGGGTACTATCCAGCTGCCCGATATCGTGGGCAGGGAGGAAGGCGATTTCCTGGAGACCAACAAGGAAGCCAAGGTTTTCCTCTTCCGGCCGACCCTCGAGGACTACATCTTCTCCATGGAACGGCAGACCCAGATCATCTATCCCAAGGACCTCAGCGCCATTGTTTTCTATGGGGATATCCAGCCGGAGAACGTCATCGTGGAATCGGGCATCGGGTCGGGAGCGCTCACTCTCGCTCTGCTCAGAGCCATGGGCGGACGCGGAAAGCTCATCTCCGTGGAGAAGCGCCCGGAATTCGCTCTGGCCGCAAGACGAAACGTACATCAGTTCTTCGACGGTCGTCCCGACAATCATGAAATCGTCGTTGCGGACATCCAGGATTTTTGCATGAACGTCAAAGCCGACCGTGTATTCCTGGATCTTCCCGAACCATGGCACGCCATTCGATCCGTGGGCGCCATGATGAGGTATGGTGCTATCCTGGTGAGTCTCAGCCCGAACATCGGCCAGGTCCAGTTGATGTTCCGGGAACTCAAGGCCAACGGCTTTGCGAATATCTCCACTTTCGAGCTGCTCAAAAGAGACTGGAAAATCGACGAGCTTCGCGCCCGCCCCTTCGACCGGATGGTCGCGCACACCGGTTTCATTACCATCGCCAAGAAAACCCCCGCCGGAGTCTCGTATCAGGACTGA
- a CDS encoding FAD binding domain-containing protein, producing MMQKFAYVRPKSIDEAISFLAAGNAVVHAGGTDLLGCLREKIFEAGLVVSLSRIGELRGIRKTKEGGIEIGALTTITEVSEHPLVRELYPGLAAAASEVGSPQLRNQGTIGGNLCQKPRCWYYRGEFHCLRKGGDTCYAVEGESQFHCIFGGDSCFMVHPSDTAPALTALEATVHLLGPGGSRSIPMGEFLVPPSKDPQRETELRPGEVLIGVSLPPPRAGLRSSYRKVRARRSWDFALAGVALAVVMDKGKVVRARVVLSGAAPVPWRSKEVEESITGRKLDAETARIAGDAAVTGARPMAGNAYKLTLFKGVVKEQILAMGAA from the coding sequence ATGATGCAGAAATTCGCCTACGTCCGTCCCAAGTCGATCGATGAGGCCATAAGCTTCCTCGCGGCGGGAAACGCGGTGGTGCATGCGGGCGGGACCGATCTGCTCGGCTGCCTCCGGGAGAAGATATTCGAAGCCGGGCTGGTGGTGAGCCTCAGCCGTATCGGGGAGCTGCGGGGAATTCGGAAGACGAAGGAAGGAGGGATCGAAATCGGGGCGCTGACGACGATCACCGAAGTGTCGGAACATCCTTTGGTCCGGGAACTCTACCCCGGGCTTGCCGCTGCCGCGTCCGAAGTGGGCAGCCCGCAGCTCAGAAACCAGGGAACCATCGGCGGAAATCTTTGCCAGAAACCGCGCTGCTGGTATTACCGCGGGGAATTCCATTGTCTGCGCAAAGGCGGCGACACCTGTTACGCGGTCGAGGGAGAAAGCCAGTTCCATTGCATTTTCGGCGGGGATTCGTGCTTCATGGTGCACCCGTCCGACACGGCGCCCGCCCTGACGGCGCTGGAGGCGACAGTCCACCTTCTGGGACCCGGAGGATCGAGAAGCATTCCCATGGGGGAATTCCTCGTTCCGCCGTCCAAGGATCCACAGAGGGAAACGGAACTGCGGCCGGGTGAGGTGTTGATCGGCGTCTCGCTGCCCCCTCCGCGCGCCGGGCTTCGCAGTTCGTACCGCAAGGTCCGGGCGCGGCGGTCCTGGGACTTCGCCCTGGCCGGAGTTGCCCTGGCCGTTGTCATGGACAAGGGCAAGGTCGTCCGGGCAAGGGTCGTGCTGAGCGGGGCAGCCCCCGTGCCCTGGCGTTCGAAGGAGGTTGAGGAAAGCATCACGGGCCGGAAACTCGACGCCGAGACCGCGCGGATCGCCGGCGACGCCGCCGTCACGGGAGCCAGGCCCATGGCGGGGAACGCCTACAAACTAACGCTGTTCAAGGGAGTCGTGAAGGAACAGATCCTGGCGATGGGAGCAGCGTGA
- a CDS encoding DUF5681 domain-containing protein — protein sequence MAKFKPGQSGNPAGRRPGTRCRATMAAEALISGRADELVEKIVSMALQGDTTCLKACLDRLVPPRRDMPVRVQLPLIEDGDLSRLTEAILKAATEGTITPSEAQAIAGIVEQHRKAVETTELEARIRALEERGMK from the coding sequence ATGGCAAAGTTTAAGCCCGGCCAAAGTGGAAACCCGGCAGGGAGGCGACCGGGGACGCGATGCCGCGCCACAATGGCCGCAGAAGCCCTTATTTCGGGCCGGGCCGATGAATTGGTCGAGAAGATTGTTTCTATGGCCCTACAAGGCGATACGACGTGTCTGAAGGCATGTCTGGACCGGCTGGTGCCACCCCGGCGGGACATGCCCGTCCGGGTGCAACTACCGTTGATTGAAGACGGCGACTTGTCGCGATTGACGGAAGCTATCTTGAAAGCCGCCACGGAAGGCACGATCACCCCGAGCGAGGCGCAGGCCATTGCGGGGATTGTCGAGCAACACCGGAAGGCTGTTGAAACAACCGAACTCGAAGCGCGAATCCGGGCTCTCGAAGAAAGGGGGATGAAATGA
- a CDS encoding DUF3987 domain-containing protein, which yields MNITDILLAGWPKNLRTDGTFTCPACGKGVLTVGDGAAHCPGENREFTTGDLLTLLQQSRSNGTEPKTPPKQEVPPRQSKTESPGAFPHEVMSGFAGNFASLFSSYTEAPAQFYYFSAMTMLGNVLADKIVVESQIATQPRLYCLLLGESADDRKSTAISQTVKFFLDFFTRKDFGVCHGVGSAEGLQKRLEENNKLLLCFDEFKAFVAKCKIESSVLLPCLTTLFESGCYESRTKTSDISIQNAQISILGASTVPTYETMWSSQFTDIGFINRLWIVTGHGERRFSIPPKIPVTDISNLRYDLQAVLQTVGTGFEMPVDKDAEEIYHTWYMNLDHSVHSRRLDGYALRLMPLLAVNDRKRVIDLETVKKAIRLCDWQLEVRKLHDPIDSDSVLARMEEKIRRTLRARGALTERELKQATHANRDGLWVFAQAKQNLVKACEIAWNRGEKRYETVDA from the coding sequence ATGAACATCACAGACATCCTCTTGGCGGGTTGGCCGAAGAACTTGAGGACCGACGGAACATTCACCTGTCCCGCGTGCGGTAAAGGAGTTTTGACGGTGGGCGATGGCGCGGCACACTGTCCGGGCGAAAACCGCGAATTTACCACCGGCGACCTGCTCACCCTCCTCCAACAATCACGAAGCAACGGGACTGAACCAAAGACCCCGCCCAAGCAGGAGGTTCCACCACGGCAGAGCAAGACCGAATCGCCTGGAGCCTTCCCGCATGAGGTAATGAGCGGGTTCGCGGGGAATTTCGCAAGCCTGTTCTCCTCGTACACCGAAGCCCCCGCACAGTTCTATTACTTCTCGGCGATGACCATGCTTGGAAACGTCCTTGCAGACAAAATCGTTGTGGAAAGCCAGATTGCAACCCAACCCCGGCTCTACTGCCTGCTTTTGGGCGAATCCGCCGACGACCGGAAATCAACAGCCATCAGTCAGACCGTGAAGTTCTTCCTGGACTTTTTCACACGTAAGGACTTTGGCGTCTGTCATGGCGTCGGGAGTGCTGAAGGGCTGCAAAAAAGGCTCGAAGAGAATAACAAATTGCTCCTGTGCTTCGATGAATTCAAGGCATTCGTCGCCAAGTGCAAAATCGAATCCAGCGTGCTCTTGCCTTGTCTGACCACCTTGTTTGAATCAGGTTGCTATGAATCACGCACCAAAACGAGCGACATCAGTATTCAGAACGCTCAAATAAGCATCCTAGGCGCATCAACCGTCCCGACCTATGAGACCATGTGGTCAAGCCAATTCACGGACATCGGCTTTATCAACCGTTTGTGGATCGTCACAGGCCATGGAGAGCGCCGGTTCTCTATTCCACCGAAGATTCCTGTTACGGACATTTCAAACCTCAGATATGACCTGCAAGCGGTTCTCCAGACGGTAGGCACTGGTTTTGAAATGCCTGTGGATAAGGACGCCGAAGAGATTTACCACACATGGTACATGAACCTGGACCACTCAGTACATTCCCGGCGTTTGGACGGCTACGCGCTTCGCCTGATGCCCCTCTTGGCCGTGAACGACCGCAAACGGGTGATCGACCTCGAAACCGTGAAGAAGGCCATCCGGCTTTGCGACTGGCAACTGGAAGTTCGAAAGCTTCACGACCCGATCGACAGCGATAGTGTGCTTGCCCGGATGGAAGAGAAAATCCGGCGCACTCTGAGGGCTAGAGGGGCGCTCACGGAACGCGAACTGAAGCAAGCAACCCACGCGAATCGAGACGGGCTGTGGGTGTTCGCGCAGGCAAAACAGAACCTCGTCAAAGCCTGTGAAATCGCCTGGAACCGAGGAGAAAAACGCTATGAAACCGTCGATGCCTAA
- a CDS encoding xanthine dehydrogenase family protein molybdopterin-binding subunit: protein MAANPDKHKQPEAFPAPDPPRAGETAKLWEKTRFVGKPFPRVDAYERLSGSAVYPADVRLPNMLYGAILGSPHANARIKRLDMTRAEKMPGVRAVIGGTVPEANPAWHYRQGRPAMEVAGKLFDPHCRFEGDAVAAVAAENPYQAQDALRAIVVEYEVLPFVADERKALQPGAPLVHGEGNLVQTDRYQRGDVEKGFAEADVVLQETYRSACELHTPMEPHGCVANWERDRLTLWESTQGVFAVQSGVAEILGLPLAKVRVIGGYMGGGFGSKLQAGKYSVIAALLARRTGRPVKLILPREQTYLAVGNRPPCNMRLKAGVRKDGTLTALDFSVLGTGGAYPAGGTSLVDWQVRDLYSCPNVRIETTDVYVNAGPARPFRAPGHPQGSWALEQMMDALAKAIRMDPVEFRLKNVPSGSQAREGMPPYATTGLRQCLEEGARAFGWKEARQKTGAPPGKASGEGHLRRGVGMASGLWVAGGAMPPSTVIVKMFSDGSVNLNMGASDIGTGTKTIMAAVAAEELGMAPESIQIEHADTGTTQYTRPSGGSKTVPTESPAVRAAAIHVKEQLLSIAAEALKADKADLAVMDGRVLSRSDDSKSAKIADLAGLKQRGVIVGIGSRAPDPPGKVVNPFAAQFCEVEVNVLTGEVRILRFLGAHDSGRVMNRLTYDNQVFGGITMGIGFALTECRILDASQTGKLLNRNWHDYKLPTVLDVPAEMVSLPIEILSPEINTTGAKGLGEPVTIPTAAAVANAVYDATGVRITESPISPMQLCKLLSEQLKEG, encoded by the coding sequence ATGGCGGCAAACCCTGACAAGCACAAGCAGCCCGAGGCATTCCCGGCGCCGGACCCGCCACGGGCGGGGGAAACGGCGAAACTCTGGGAGAAAACCAGGTTCGTCGGCAAGCCTTTCCCGAGAGTCGACGCCTACGAGCGGCTGAGCGGTTCCGCCGTGTACCCCGCGGACGTGCGGCTGCCGAACATGCTCTACGGCGCCATCCTCGGTTCGCCTCACGCCAATGCCCGGATCAAGCGGCTGGACATGACCCGGGCGGAAAAAATGCCGGGGGTTCGCGCGGTAATCGGTGGAACGGTTCCCGAAGCGAATCCGGCGTGGCACTATCGCCAGGGAAGGCCTGCCATGGAAGTGGCCGGCAAGCTTTTCGACCCTCACTGCCGTTTTGAAGGGGACGCGGTTGCCGCCGTGGCGGCCGAAAACCCTTACCAGGCTCAAGACGCCCTTCGCGCCATTGTGGTCGAATACGAGGTTTTGCCTTTCGTGGCCGACGAACGCAAGGCCTTGCAGCCCGGGGCCCCCCTGGTCCATGGAGAGGGAAACCTCGTCCAGACCGACCGGTATCAGCGGGGAGACGTGGAAAAGGGCTTTGCTGAAGCGGATGTCGTCCTGCAGGAAACCTATCGCAGCGCCTGCGAGCTCCACACCCCGATGGAGCCACACGGCTGTGTGGCGAACTGGGAGAGGGACCGTCTCACCCTGTGGGAATCCACCCAGGGAGTGTTCGCCGTTCAGTCGGGGGTCGCCGAGATACTGGGCCTCCCGCTCGCCAAGGTTCGGGTGATCGGCGGTTACATGGGAGGCGGATTCGGCAGCAAGCTGCAGGCAGGAAAATACAGCGTCATCGCGGCGCTCCTGGCCAGGCGCACAGGACGCCCGGTGAAGCTGATTCTTCCCCGCGAGCAGACTTACCTGGCCGTTGGAAACCGGCCGCCCTGCAACATGCGTCTCAAGGCGGGCGTCAGGAAGGACGGCACCCTGACGGCGCTCGATTTCAGCGTCCTGGGCACGGGCGGAGCCTACCCCGCGGGCGGAACTTCCCTGGTGGACTGGCAGGTCCGGGACCTTTACAGTTGTCCCAACGTGAGAATCGAAACCACCGACGTATACGTGAATGCCGGTCCCGCGCGGCCGTTCCGCGCTCCGGGACATCCCCAGGGGTCGTGGGCGCTCGAGCAGATGATGGATGCCCTGGCGAAAGCCATCCGGATGGACCCGGTGGAGTTTCGGCTGAAGAACGTACCGAGCGGCAGCCAGGCGAGGGAAGGCATGCCCCCGTACGCCACCACCGGGTTGAGGCAATGCCTGGAAGAGGGCGCCCGGGCTTTCGGTTGGAAAGAAGCCCGGCAGAAGACCGGCGCGCCTCCGGGCAAGGCTTCCGGCGAGGGCCATCTGCGCAGAGGCGTGGGCATGGCGAGCGGGCTCTGGGTCGCCGGAGGCGCAATGCCGCCGTCCACGGTGATCGTCAAGATGTTTTCCGACGGCAGCGTGAACCTCAACATGGGGGCGAGCGACATCGGAACCGGCACCAAGACGATCATGGCCGCCGTCGCGGCCGAGGAACTGGGAATGGCGCCGGAATCCATCCAGATCGAGCATGCCGATACCGGCACCACCCAGTACACCCGGCCCAGCGGCGGGAGCAAAACCGTACCCACGGAGTCACCGGCTGTGCGCGCCGCCGCGATCCACGTCAAAGAGCAGCTGCTGTCCATCGCGGCCGAGGCGCTCAAAGCCGACAAGGCGGACCTAGCCGTTATGGACGGTAGGGTCCTTTCCAGGTCGGACGACTCCAAGAGCGCCAAGATTGCGGACCTGGCGGGATTGAAGCAGCGCGGAGTGATCGTCGGCATCGGCAGCCGCGCCCCCGATCCTCCCGGGAAGGTCGTCAACCCTTTCGCCGCCCAGTTTTGCGAAGTCGAAGTGAATGTCCTCACCGGAGAAGTCCGAATCCTTCGTTTCCTGGGCGCTCACGACAGCGGACGGGTCATGAACCGGCTGACGTATGACAACCAGGTTTTCGGCGGCATCACCATGGGCATCGGGTTTGCCCTGACGGAGTGCAGGATCCTGGACGCCTCGCAGACGGGCAAGCTGCTCAACCGGAACTGGCACGACTACAAGCTTCCAACCGTCCTTGACGTGCCGGCCGAAATGGTCTCGCTTCCCATCGAGATCCTTTCGCCCGAAATAAACACCACGGGAGCCAAAGGGCTCGGCGAACCCGTCACCATTCCGACGGCCGCGGCCGTCGCCAATGCGGTTTACGACGCCACGGGAGTCAGGATCACCGAATCTCCCATCAGTCCGATGCAGCTCTGTAAACTCCTGTCGGAACAATTGAAGGAGGGCTGA
- a CDS encoding metalloprotease, with protein sequence MYSEFYKIWSFWGIPVYIHWSTALFSILLALSSVLLGIQMIFFVLGVLFLLLLHEYGHAFFARRFGYEVEQIELFPMFGVCSYETPNDEYEEAIVVWGGVVAQFSLFLPVMLLLVVMGMSPFPVLNALLFVFAYFNVILMGFNLIPFPPLDGTRAWNLLPIYVQKRVEMREEKKGRFPK encoded by the coding sequence ATGTATAGTGAATTCTACAAGATTTGGAGCTTCTGGGGGATTCCCGTCTACATTCACTGGTCGACGGCGCTCTTCAGCATCCTTTTGGCCCTGTCCTCGGTGCTGCTCGGCATTCAGATGATTTTTTTCGTCCTGGGGGTGCTTTTTCTTCTGTTGCTTCATGAGTACGGTCACGCCTTCTTTGCCAGGCGGTTCGGATACGAAGTGGAACAAATCGAGCTGTTCCCCATGTTCGGAGTATGTTCCTACGAAACACCGAATGACGAGTATGAGGAGGCGATCGTCGTCTGGGGCGGAGTCGTGGCGCAGTTCTCCCTGTTTCTGCCCGTGATGCTCCTGCTGGTGGTGATGGGGATGTCTCCCTTCCCCGTTCTGAATGCCCTGTTGTTCGTGTTCGCGTACTTCAACGTGATCCTGATGGGATTCAATCTCATTCCGTTTCCGCCCCTCGACGGCACCAGGGCGTGGAACCTGCTGCCGATCTATGTCCAGAAGCGGGTGGAAATGCGTGAAGAGAAGAAAGGGCGATTCCCGAAGTAG